One segment of Streptomyces sp. YIM 121038 DNA contains the following:
- the fabI gene encoding enoyl-ACP reductase FabI, giving the protein MSGILDGKRILITGVLMESSIAFHAAKVAQEQGAEVILTAFPRPTLTERIAKKLPKPAKVIELDVTNEEHLARLEGLVREELGGLDGVVHSIGFAPQDALGGNFLNTPFESVATAMHVSAFSLKSLTMALLPLMPEEEGGAVVGLTFDAQFAWPQYDWMGPAKAALEATNRYLARDLGPRNIRCNLVSAGPIGSMAAKSIPGFGELAKVWDSRSPLQWDMADPEPAGRGIVALLSDFFPKTTGEIIHVDGGVHMMGA; this is encoded by the coding sequence ATGAGCGGAATTCTCGACGGCAAGCGGATCCTGATCACGGGTGTGCTGATGGAGTCCTCCATCGCCTTCCACGCTGCCAAGGTCGCGCAGGAGCAGGGTGCCGAGGTCATCCTGACCGCCTTCCCGCGGCCCACGCTCACCGAGCGCATCGCCAAGAAGCTGCCCAAGCCCGCCAAGGTCATCGAGCTCGACGTCACCAACGAGGAGCACCTCGCCCGCCTGGAGGGCCTGGTCCGCGAGGAGCTCGGCGGCCTCGACGGCGTCGTCCACTCCATCGGCTTCGCCCCGCAGGACGCGCTCGGCGGCAACTTCCTGAACACGCCGTTCGAGTCGGTGGCCACGGCCATGCACGTCTCGGCGTTCTCGCTGAAGTCGCTGACCATGGCCCTGCTGCCGCTGATGCCGGAGGAGGAGGGCGGCGCGGTCGTCGGCCTGACCTTCGACGCGCAGTTCGCCTGGCCGCAGTACGACTGGATGGGCCCGGCCAAGGCCGCCCTGGAGGCCACCAACCGCTACCTGGCGCGCGACCTGGGCCCGCGGAACATCCGCTGCAACCTGGTCTCCGCGGGCCCCATCGGCTCCATGGCCGCCAAGTCCATCCCGGGCTTCGGCGAGCTCGCCAAGGTCTGGGACAGCCGCTCCCCGCTCCAGTGGGACATGGCCGACCCCGAGCCCGCGGGCCGCGGCATCGTCGCGCTGCTCTCGGACTTCTTCCCGAAGACCACGGGCGAGATCATCCACGTCGACGGCGGCGTGCACATGATGGGTGCCTGA